One Sus scrofa isolate TJ Tabasco breed Duroc chromosome 10, Sscrofa11.1, whole genome shotgun sequence genomic window carries:
- the MAP1LC3C gene encoding microtubule-associated proteins 1A/1B light chain 3C, producing the protein MQTPQKSPSLRPFKQRKSLATRREEVAGIRMKFPGKIPVIVERYPREKFLPLLDKTKFLVPQELTMTQFLSIIRSRMVLGATEAFYLLVNNRSLGSMNVTMAEIYRDHKDEDGFVYMTYASQEMFGSLGSAVSRDPAAPPSSPARVL; encoded by the exons ATGCAGACTCCCCAGAAAAGCCCAAGCCTCAGACCCTTCAAGCAGAGGAAGAGCTTAG CAACCAGAAGAGAGGAAGTGGCTGGAATCCGGATGAAGTTCCCTGGCAAGATCCCG GTGATAGTGGAGCGCTACCCCAGGGAGAAATTCCTGCCCCTGCTGGACAAGACCAAGTTCCTGGTCCCCCAGGAGCTGACCATGACCCAGTTCCTCAGCATCATCCG GAGCCGCATGGTCCTGGGGGCCACTGAAGCCTTTTACCTGCTGGTGAACAACAGGAGCCTGGGAAGCATGAATGTGACCATGGCAGAGATCTACCGGGACCACAAGGACGAGGATGGCTTCGTGTATATGACCTACGCCTCCCAGGAGATGTTTGGCTCCTTGGGGTCGGCAGTCTCCAGGGACCCGGCTGCCCCGCCATCCTCCCCAGCCCGCGTCCTCTAA